The Thermoanaerobacterium thermosaccharolyticum DSM 571 region CTCCAACGCCTTTCTAACTGCGTTGTCAAGAGCATTTACAGGTCCATCACCTTCTGCGGCAGTAATTTCCTCCTGTCCATCCACTTCTATTTTTATAAGAGCTGATGAATTTACATCATCAACAGACGGTTCATTTACAATGACTTTAAATTCTATAAGCTTAAATGATGGTTTGTACATACCAAGCACTTTCTGTATCAGAAGTTTCAAAGACCCCTCAGCACCTTCGTATTTATATCCTTTAAATTCCATTTCTTTAAGCTTCTCTAGTATTCGTTTTGTTTTTTCAGATTCGCGGTTTATAGTAGGATCAACTTCATTTATTATCCCTATTATAGCACTTCTGCCGGCAACTTCTGATAGTAAAAGTACTCTTTCATTGCCTACCATTTCAGGATCGATTATCTCATACGATCTAGTATTTTTGCATACAGCATCGGAATGCATACCTGCTTTGTGGGCAAATGCGCTTCTACCAACGTATGGAGCCCTTTCATCCGGTGCGGCATTTGCTATTTCGCTTACTCTTCTGGAAAGTATCGTTATTTCTTTCATTTTTTCATCTTCAACACACTTTATCCCTTTTTTAAACTGCAAGTTTGGTATTATTGTACAGAGATTTGCATTTCCGCATCTTTCACCATATCCGTTTATTGTACCTTGAATTTGTGTTGCACCTGCTTCAACTGCCATTATAGCATTTGCAACAGCCATGCCATTGTCATTATGTGTGTGTATACCAATTTCACAATTAAATTTTTCAACTACCTTTTTCGTTATATTAAAAATGTCCAGCGGAAACATCCCGCCTTTTGTATCACACAAGCAAATACTATCCGCACCTGCATCGTATGCAACTTCAAGGGTTTTCAATGCATATTCTGGATTCTCTAAAAAACCATCAAAAAAATGTTCGGCATCGAACACAACTTCTTTTCCATGATTTTTTAAATATTTTATTGTATCAAATATCATATTGAGATTTTCATCAAGCGTCGTCCTTAATATTTCACTTACATGAAAATCCCACGACTTGCCGAATACTGCAACATGATCTGTTCCGGCGTGTAAAAGCGAATTTACATTGTTGTCAATTTCAACAGGTATGTTAGCCCTTCTAGTACTGCCAAATGCGATCACTTTTGCATTTTTTAACTTTTTACTCTTTATAATTTCAAAAAACTCCATGTCCTTTGGATTTGAACCGGGATTTCCAGCTTCGATATAGTCTATTCCAAACTCGTCTAAAAGCTCCACTATCTTTATCTTGTCTGCCACTGTAAATGAAATCCCCTGTGATTGCGCACCATCTCTTAATGTTGAATCATAAATAACAACATTTTTCACTTCAATGTCCCCCTTTGAACATATTCAATATATTTATATATATAAAGATATTTTATCAAATTGAATCATCAAAGTGAATAACAATCGGAAAATTTGTTTTATAAGAATTGAAACTTTTTACACAAAAAAGCGGCTACTGCGCCGCCAACTTTCAATAAATTCAACTAGCTTTGTAAAGCTCGGGTACATTTTTCAAATCTTTACATCCTGTAAGAATCATTGCTTGGTACAATTCATCAGAAACTTTTTTAAAGTAAAATTCAATTGCTTCTCTTCCGCCGCCATGTGCAGCAATCATAATTGGTCTGCCTATTAAGACAGCTTTTGCCCCTAATGATAACATCTTTAGGACATCTATTCCAGTCCTTACACCGCCATCTACCAGTATTTCGATTTTGCCACCAACAGCTTTTGCTATATCTGGAAGTACATCAGCAGTACCTTCCGTAAAATCCAGCACACGTCCACCATGGTTTGATACAACTATTGCTTTAGCGCCTGATTCCGCAGCAATCTCGGCCTCTTCCGGCGTCATGATTCCCTTTAAAATCAAAGGAAGCTCAATATTTTTGACTATTTCCTCTATCTCTTTTCTTGATTTTGGCCCTACAAATTGCCCGCTTCTTATCATCATAATAAGCCCTGCACCATCTACATCGACGCCAAATGCTATTGCCCCCGCCTCTTTTGCAATCCTTGCCTTTTCAATTATTTCATCAACTGTCCTTGGTTTAGAAAATGGTATTCCTAAGACGCTTGTTGTTTTTATAGCATCAATGCCTGCAGGGTACATATCTTTATCATTTGCATCTCCTGACATAAATATCGTTCCTACATTCTTGCAGGCCTCAGCCGCCATCGTATCATAATCCCTCTCTGACAAGTATCCACCGGCATTTCCCTTGAGTCCCGTCATTGGAGCTGCGAAAATAGGCATTTTAACTTTATATCCTAAAAAAGACGTGCTTATATCAGGTTTTAAAACGTCATGAAGTGTTTTTAATTTTACTTTCCATCTGTCGAGAGCCTTGATATTCTCGATAAAGCTGTTTCCTGTGCCTGTACCGCCCATACCGGGGACCTCACCAGCACATGCGACACCATCGCACCTTTTGCACCCTCTGCAGTAACCCTTCATGTTTTGCCTTGCTTTTTCCCTTATCTCATTCCAATCCATTTAAAAGACCTCCAAAATAAATGTTTTGTCCACCTCTATTATACAACTTTTTTGAAATTAATCTAAATTCACATAGTATGCCTATCGAATTTCTTTGTTTTAAGATGTACCAATGTTATAATTTATATGAGCCAATCACGAAATTAGGAGGAAACATATATGAAAGATTTAAAAGAAATATTTGAAGAAAGGCGTTCTGTCAACTTTTTTGACAAAAATAAGGATCTTGATGAGGAAACATTGGAAAAAATAATCGACTTAGCAGTGCTAACACCATCAGCATTTAACCTTCAACCGTGGGAAATAATCGCTGTGAAGTCAAAAGAAGCAAAGGAGAAGCTTTATGATGTCGCTTTAAAGCAGCCGAAAATTCTCGATGCACCTGTCACTCTAATTATGGTAGGAGATAAAAACGGTTATAAAGAAGATAATCCTGCGTGGTGGTATATGAAAGATGTAGGAATGCCTGATGACAAAATACAAGGAAGCATCGATTTTGCAAAAAATGTTCTGTACAATACAGATTTAAAAGCAAATAATTTTGCAGTAAGAAATACATCATTTCTATGTATGTCGATAATGTACGCTGCAAAATACTACGGCGTTGATTCACATGCAATGATCGGCTTCGAAGAGGATAAACTAAAAGAAGCTTTTGGCATACCAGAAGATAAAGTTGTGGTGCTACTGATTTCTCTCGGATACTTTGATGAAAGCAAGACATTGTACCCAAGATTAAAGCGCAACGGATACGAAAAAATCGTAAAAGTCGTATAGTAATTGATAAAACCACCCAAAATGGTGGTTTTATTTTTTAATCTCAAATATTTTGTCACCTGTTTCTAAATCTATGATGTAGACATCATTATCTTCAATTATACCTATCGAGTTTATTTTATCATCTCTTTTGCTTAAAGATGTTGAACCTGGATTTATAATTATACAATTATCTAATTTCCTCAATACAGGTACATGAGTATGTCCAGTTATTAAATAATCTAATTTGTATCTGGAAATTAAATCTTGTATTCCGCTTTCAGTAATCTGATCTCCATGCTGAACTAAAAACCTTTTGTTTTCTACTACTGCAAACACATATGGCGATTGAATAGGAATATTTAATACCATTTGATCAACGAAAGCATCGCAGTTGCCTCTGGATATTAAAATAGGTATGCTACAATCATTTAAAGCTACAATAAGTTTTTTAGGATTATATCCTGACGGAATTTCATTCCTAGGTCCGTGATATAGTACATCACCTGCGTGCAATATTAAATCAGCATCGTTTAAATAATTAAACGCTCTTTCCCATGATGCATAATCACCGTGGGTATCGCTAATAACTCCGATTTTCATCTGCAGCTCATCCCTTTCGAATGTCTACTAATACTTTAATTATATCATAAAAATGAAATTACCTATTATCCACCTTTTCCGGGTACATGTCATGATAAAAAAGCCTTTTCTCCGCTACGTCAGCCCACTTCGTACCTGGTCTTCCGTAATTGCAGTACGGATCAATAGATATTCCACCTCTAGGCGTAAACTTTCCCCAAACTTCAATATATTTTGGATCTAAAAGCTTAATCAAATCCTTCATTATTATGTTGACACAATCCTCGTGAAAATCGCCATGATTTCTAAAGCTAAATAAATATAGCTTTAAAGATTTGCTTTCAACCATTAATTTATCAGGTACATATGAAATATATATAGTTGCAAAATCCGGCTGCCCCGTTTTAGGGCAAAGGCTTGTAAATTCCGGACAATTAAACTTAACGAAATAATCATTTTCTTGATGCTTATTTGGAAATGTCTCAAGCAGAGACGGATCGTAATCGAAAATATACTTAGTATCTTTTTTACCTAGCAGCGACAATTCATCCAACTCTTTTTTATCTCTCTCAGACATAATAATCCACACTCCATCTTCAAATTCTATTTCTTAGCTGTTTTACTAAGACGACGCCAACTATTCCGGGAATGATCTGCCCTACTGTAACACTTATAGCCAGCAAATAATACGGAATTTTGAGC contains the following coding sequences:
- a CDS encoding alpha-hydroxy-acid oxidizing protein; amino-acid sequence: MDWNEIREKARQNMKGYCRGCKRCDGVACAGEVPGMGGTGTGNSFIENIKALDRWKVKLKTLHDVLKPDISTSFLGYKVKMPIFAAPMTGLKGNAGGYLSERDYDTMAAEACKNVGTIFMSGDANDKDMYPAGIDAIKTTSVLGIPFSKPRTVDEIIEKARIAKEAGAIAFGVDVDGAGLIMMIRSGQFVGPKSRKEIEEIVKNIELPLILKGIMTPEEAEIAAESGAKAIVVSNHGGRVLDFTEGTADVLPDIAKAVGGKIEILVDGGVRTGIDVLKMLSLGAKAVLIGRPIMIAAHGGGREAIEFYFKKVSDELYQAMILTGCKDLKNVPELYKAS
- the queF gene encoding preQ(1) synthase is translated as MSERDKKELDELSLLGKKDTKYIFDYDPSLLETFPNKHQENDYFVKFNCPEFTSLCPKTGQPDFATIYISYVPDKLMVESKSLKLYLFSFRNHGDFHEDCVNIIMKDLIKLLDPKYIEVWGKFTPRGGISIDPYCNYGRPGTKWADVAEKRLFYHDMYPEKVDNR
- the cimA gene encoding citramalate synthase, with translation MKNVVIYDSTLRDGAQSQGISFTVADKIKIVELLDEFGIDYIEAGNPGSNPKDMEFFEIIKSKKLKNAKVIAFGSTRRANIPVEIDNNVNSLLHAGTDHVAVFGKSWDFHVSEILRTTLDENLNMIFDTIKYLKNHGKEVVFDAEHFFDGFLENPEYALKTLEVAYDAGADSICLCDTKGGMFPLDIFNITKKVVEKFNCEIGIHTHNDNGMAVANAIMAVEAGATQIQGTINGYGERCGNANLCTIIPNLQFKKGIKCVEDEKMKEITILSRRVSEIANAAPDERAPYVGRSAFAHKAGMHSDAVCKNTRSYEIIDPEMVGNERVLLLSEVAGRSAIIGIINEVDPTINRESEKTKRILEKLKEMEFKGYKYEGAEGSLKLLIQKVLGMYKPSFKLIEFKVIVNEPSVDDVNSSALIKIEVDGQEEITAAEGDGPVNALDNAVRKALERFYPEVKEMKLTDYKVRVLDSNSATAAKVRVIIESSDGNEVWSTIGVSTDIIDASWIALVDSIEYKLNKI
- a CDS encoding nitroreductase family protein, whose product is MKDLKEIFEERRSVNFFDKNKDLDEETLEKIIDLAVLTPSAFNLQPWEIIAVKSKEAKEKLYDVALKQPKILDAPVTLIMVGDKNGYKEDNPAWWYMKDVGMPDDKIQGSIDFAKNVLYNTDLKANNFAVRNTSFLCMSIMYAAKYYGVDSHAMIGFEEDKLKEAFGIPEDKVVVLLISLGYFDESKTLYPRLKRNGYEKIVKVV
- the yfcE gene encoding phosphodiesterase, encoding MKIGVISDTHGDYASWERAFNYLNDADLILHAGDVLYHGPRNEIPSGYNPKKLIVALNDCSIPILISRGNCDAFVDQMVLNIPIQSPYVFAVVENKRFLVQHGDQITESGIQDLISRYKLDYLITGHTHVPVLRKLDNCIIINPGSTSLSKRDDKINSIGIIEDNDVYIIDLETGDKIFEIKK